One window of Clostridia bacterium genomic DNA carries:
- a CDS encoding TRAP transporter small permease: MAKTQNEVKLLTFLDKVQTAIVVAALSAMIVVVGLQVFFRFVVKGSLPWSEELARYLMVWTVFIGASLGAKEGAHIGVEAFVRLLPKTVYRFACLLAGIISIIFCIVIAVLSFKVVQGIFNAGQLSPAMEIPMYWAYAAVPVGTVLMAISFLQATLAKLFAPEEESQ, from the coding sequence TTGGCCAAAACACAGAACGAAGTAAAGCTCCTGACTTTTCTGGACAAAGTGCAAACCGCCATCGTCGTCGCTGCCTTATCTGCCATGATTGTCGTCGTGGGGCTGCAAGTGTTTTTCCGTTTTGTGGTCAAAGGTTCCTTGCCCTGGTCGGAAGAGCTTGCCCGCTACTTGATGGTCTGGACGGTATTTATCGGGGCCAGCCTCGGTGCCAAAGAGGGCGCTCACATCGGGGTGGAAGCCTTTGTCCGCCTTTTGCCAAAAACCGTCTACAGATTCGCTTGCCTCTTAGCCGGCATTATTTCCATCATCTTTTGCATCGTCATTGCCGTATTGTCATTCAAAGTAGTGCAAGGCATTTTTAACGCCGGGCAGCTGTCCCCTGCCATGGAAATACCCATGTACTGGGCCTACGCCGCTGTGCCGGTGGGAACAGTTTTAATGGCCATCTCCTTCTTGCAAGCCACCTTGGCAAAACTCTTTGCCCCTGAGGAGGAAAGTCAATGA
- a CDS encoding DctP family TRAP transporter solute-binding subunit, which yields MLKVNKVIALLIIIGLVMGLTVGCGGGGSQTPSSSGDNSGNAADAAKPSMNLKAGHVLAPDHPYQLGLEKFAELVAERTDGRIKIDVFHSSQLGGEREMIEGLQLGTLDMTIVFTAPLAGFANSFLVFDLPFIFQERDKAYQVLDGQIGTDILNTLESVGIKGLCYWENGFRHVTNSQVPVTLPEDMKGMKIRTMENKIHMASFRTIGADPTPMAFGELFTALQQKTVDAQENPIPIIYTSNFYEVQDYLSLTGHFYAAAPLLISKALWDSLSAEDQEIIMSSALEARDYERSLIRQMDEEYLEILKEKGMQVIEVDKDKWFAAMQPVYEQFKAEIGEDVIQKVLDAQK from the coding sequence ATGTTGAAAGTCAATAAAGTGATTGCCTTGCTGATCATCATCGGTTTAGTGATGGGTTTGACCGTTGGATGTGGTGGCGGCGGCAGCCAAACCCCCAGCTCTTCCGGTGACAATTCCGGCAATGCCGCCGATGCGGCCAAGCCGTCCATGAACTTGAAAGCAGGTCACGTGTTAGCCCCCGATCATCCTTACCAGTTAGGTCTGGAGAAGTTTGCTGAGTTGGTAGCGGAAAGAACCGACGGCCGCATCAAGATCGACGTTTTCCACAGCTCCCAGTTGGGCGGCGAGCGGGAAATGATTGAAGGCTTGCAGCTGGGTACATTGGATATGACTATCGTTTTCACGGCTCCTTTAGCCGGGTTTGCTAACTCTTTCTTAGTGTTTGACCTCCCCTTTATTTTCCAGGAAAGAGATAAAGCATACCAGGTCCTGGACGGGCAAATCGGCACCGATATCCTGAATACGCTGGAGAGTGTCGGCATTAAAGGTTTGTGCTACTGGGAAAACGGGTTCCGTCATGTCACCAACTCCCAAGTGCCCGTGACCTTACCGGAGGACATGAAAGGCATGAAGATCCGCACCATGGAGAACAAGATCCACATGGCTTCCTTCCGGACCATCGGCGCGGATCCCACCCCCATGGCTTTCGGTGAACTGTTCACCGCCTTGCAGCAGAAAACCGTTGATGCCCAGGAGAACCCCATTCCCATTATCTATACATCCAATTTCTATGAAGTGCAGGACTACCTCTCCTTGACGGGCCATTTCTACGCCGCTGCTCCCCTGCTCATCAGCAAGGCCCTTTGGGACAGCCTCAGTGCTGAGGATCAGGAAATCATCATGTCCTCTGCGCTGGAAGCCAGGGATTATGAGCGGAGCCTCATCCGGCAAATGGACGAAGAATACCTTGAAATCCTGAAAGAAAAAGGAATGCAAGTCATCGAAGTTGATAAAGACAAGTGGTTTGCCGCTATGCAGCCCGTCTACGAGCAGTTTAAAGCGGAAATCGGCGAGGACGTGATCCAGAAAGTACTAGATGCCCAGAAGTAG